In Kordiimonas pumila, a single genomic region encodes these proteins:
- a CDS encoding cytochrome P450: MSVSNIKTSNSPTNSTTDWWGTITDHAFITTPFPTLHELLKEGPIHHDTYSDIYFILGHAEFQQIMKSPDMRRDTRLWKDGWNTEEYRAKDPVGFELLSGNQPQIINNDGADHKRMRDVYTPAFRAQMMKNLSPMIEAECGQLLNQLPVSEPVDFVKAVAGPLPLRVMCNLFDIPSTLDEEIGRWSAAIIRLADILLTDAQKEEALDAQNNFKAYLKEEIAIRRHKDGNSLMDMAIKALDNGTMTEEETLINLMSMVLAGHETTVSLLGSGMYLLLKNPDQRQKLHADRSLMHKAIEEMLRVEPSGTMILRIAAKECEIGGTKIPEGAMVMGMISATNYDPRRYENPFVFDITRTPNPHQTFGGGPHVCIGAPLSRLEASIVFSSILDKFSKIEFAGKPEWRLDRLNARGLASLPIQVEAN, translated from the coding sequence ATGAGTGTTTCAAATATTAAAACAAGCAATAGCCCCACGAACAGTACAACTGATTGGTGGGGCACCATCACTGATCATGCCTTTATTACAACCCCTTTTCCAACATTACATGAATTACTGAAAGAGGGGCCCATACATCATGACACCTATTCGGATATATATTTCATACTAGGCCACGCTGAATTTCAGCAGATCATGAAATCTCCTGATATGCGGCGCGATACAAGGCTATGGAAAGACGGCTGGAACACAGAAGAGTACCGGGCAAAAGACCCTGTGGGCTTTGAGCTTCTAAGTGGAAACCAGCCCCAAATAATCAATAATGACGGCGCTGATCATAAAAGAATGCGCGATGTTTACACCCCCGCTTTTCGTGCCCAAATGATGAAAAACCTGTCACCGATGATAGAGGCCGAATGTGGCCAGTTGCTCAACCAACTACCTGTCAGTGAACCTGTGGATTTTGTCAAAGCGGTGGCGGGGCCACTGCCCTTACGGGTTATGTGTAACCTCTTTGATATCCCATCCACTCTTGACGAGGAAATTGGCCGCTGGAGTGCCGCTATTATCCGGTTAGCCGACATACTGCTAACAGACGCCCAAAAAGAAGAGGCACTGGACGCACAGAATAATTTCAAAGCATATTTAAAAGAAGAAATAGCTATCCGCCGCCACAAAGACGGCAACAGCCTGATGGATATGGCCATTAAAGCACTAGATAATGGCACAATGACAGAAGAAGAAACGCTGATAAACCTTATGTCAATGGTGCTTGCAGGCCATGAAACCACCGTATCCCTCCTTGGGAGTGGTATGTATCTACTGCTTAAAAACCCTGATCAAAGGCAAAAACTACATGCTGATCGTAGCCTGATGCATAAAGCGATAGAAGAAATGCTAAGGGTTGAACCAAGCGGCACCATGATCCTGCGTATTGCCGCAAAAGAGTGTGAGATAGGCGGCACAAAAATCCCTGAAGGAGCTATGGTCATGGGGATGATTAGCGCCACAAATTATGACCCACGGCGCTATGAAAATCCCTTTGTTTTTGATATTACCCGTACACCAAACCCGCATCAGACCTTTGGCGGCGGCCCCCATGTATGTATTGGTGCGCCGCTTTCACGACTTGAGGCCTCTATCGTTTTTTCTTCTATTCTCGACAAGTTTTCAAAAATTGAGTTCGCAGGTAAACCAGAATGGCGGCTGGACAGATTAAACGCGCGGGGCCTTGCCTCGCTGCCTATTCAAGTAGAGGCGAACTAA
- a CDS encoding TauD/TfdA dioxygenase family protein, which yields MLQTETSTMGMPAEFANVTLAKLSETFVLEIRGLDLTGTISDAVIDTLQELLAHHLVLVIRDQHIDGEQQDAITAALGKQRDQTLHTWAPPAEADAQVGRVGKLGQLPILNKGNQLFFINGPELCDTDHDPNVILDMKDQYKMHGTSCWHTGDTEKMNVEVINILSPVIVPEREGHTQFANTTAAFAALDKAAQEKYESLRVLHCMVFPEIDFVDMPENTAPVSQPLVKQNSHTGEKFLYLNFHDMDRVVGYERAKSDALIKDVFSKTIREPFLYSHEWKEGDLVIWNCNGTMHRRGLVDPTTKRALRRTQVEISILQSTREWDKTREAAPGEHNGEYWHPFPLKDDE from the coding sequence ATGTTGCAAACTGAAACAAGTACAATGGGAATGCCCGCCGAGTTTGCCAATGTAACACTCGCGAAATTAAGTGAAACATTTGTACTAGAAATTCGGGGGCTGGACCTCACAGGTACTATCAGTGACGCTGTTATTGATACCTTGCAAGAACTGCTCGCCCATCACTTGGTACTTGTAATCCGCGACCAACATATCGACGGCGAACAGCAGGATGCCATTACAGCAGCACTGGGCAAACAGCGCGACCAAACTCTGCACACGTGGGCACCGCCCGCAGAAGCAGATGCGCAAGTGGGCAGAGTGGGCAAGCTTGGCCAATTGCCAATTCTGAATAAGGGCAACCAACTGTTTTTCATAAATGGGCCAGAACTGTGCGACACAGACCATGATCCAAACGTAATACTGGACATGAAAGATCAGTATAAAATGCACGGCACATCCTGCTGGCACACGGGCGACACAGAGAAAATGAATGTAGAGGTTATCAACATTCTAAGCCCTGTCATTGTACCAGAACGTGAAGGCCACACACAGTTTGCCAATACAACAGCGGCCTTTGCTGCACTTGATAAAGCGGCACAGGAAAAATATGAAAGCCTGCGGGTGCTGCACTGTATGGTTTTTCCTGAAATTGATTTTGTCGACATGCCAGAAAACACAGCCCCTGTTAGCCAGCCTTTGGTGAAACAAAACTCTCATACGGGTGAAAAATTCCTGTACCTGAATTTCCATGATATGGACCGCGTAGTGGGATACGAGCGTGCTAAAAGTGATGCCCTCATTAAAGATGTTTTCAGCAAAACCATCCGCGAACCTTTCCTTTATTCACACGAGTGGAAAGAAGGCGATTTGGTTATATGGAACTGCAATGGCACCATGCACCGCAGAGGCCTAGTTGACCCAACAACCAAGCGTGCCTTGCGCCGTACACAAGTGGAAATATCTATCCTTCAAAGTACACGCGAGTGGGATAAAACACGCGAAGCCGCACCGGGGGAACATAACGGCGAATATTGGCACCCATTTCCTTTGAAAGACGATGAATAG
- a CDS encoding linear amide C-N hydrolase, with the protein MKYNRSTIILTLITVISLSIPTVEACSRLLWNINDTRVMSGRTFDWYHSLGSLIYINPRGTKMDGGEKKNPYSWTSKYGSVTTAISTYLMQQGDFSWEDGATDGINEKGLAAHALYLQGSVFVHDEKDLPAINTLRWVRYILDNFASVDEALAAMQHIHIAPGILDGNPMSFHMAMEDSSGDSAIIEFVNGIKTIKHGAQYTVLTNNPPYTEQVENLKNYETFGGNKPLPGNVSSEDRFVRLSYYSKFLPETNFSTFPQSHLLSVMRTAASPFGAPYTSGASYPTWWISLSDLTNLQYFFTAVEAPNLIQIDVTTIDFEKGSGIRWLDPRNQKLFGIVNTDFKPLSELKIQRQDSISTKRGAQNVAN; encoded by the coding sequence ATGAAATACAATCGCTCAACAATAATACTGACGCTTATTACCGTTATTAGCCTATCAATTCCAACAGTTGAGGCCTGTTCCCGCCTACTATGGAACATCAACGATACGCGCGTTATGTCTGGGCGCACTTTTGACTGGTACCATTCCCTCGGTAGCTTGATTTATATTAACCCACGTGGCACAAAAATGGACGGCGGCGAGAAAAAAAATCCCTATTCGTGGACATCCAAATACGGCAGCGTCACAACCGCCATCTCCACATACCTGATGCAGCAAGGGGATTTTAGCTGGGAGGACGGCGCTACAGACGGCATCAACGAAAAAGGCCTGGCGGCACATGCCCTTTACTTACAGGGATCAGTTTTTGTACACGATGAAAAAGATTTACCGGCTATCAACACGCTGCGATGGGTTAGGTATATTCTTGATAATTTTGCGTCTGTTGATGAAGCCTTGGCTGCAATGCAACATATCCATATTGCGCCCGGTATATTAGACGGCAATCCAATGAGTTTCCATATGGCCATGGAAGATAGCTCCGGTGATTCTGCCATCATTGAATTTGTGAATGGCATTAAAACCATTAAACATGGCGCACAGTATACTGTGCTTACAAATAATCCACCCTACACCGAACAAGTGGAAAACCTGAAAAACTACGAAACGTTCGGGGGCAACAAACCTTTACCCGGAAACGTATCCTCAGAAGATCGTTTTGTAAGGCTCAGCTACTATTCAAAATTTTTACCTGAAACCAACTTTTCCACCTTTCCCCAGTCACACCTTTTATCCGTAATGCGTACAGCAGCATCGCCTTTTGGTGCGCCGTACACCTCTGGTGCTAGCTACCCGACTTGGTGGATTTCCCTGTCAGACCTGACAAACCTGCAGTATTTTTTCACGGCTGTGGAAGCGCCAAACCTGATACAAATAGATGTTACGACGATTGATTTTGAAAAAGGCTCCGGGATACGCTGGCTTGACCCGCGCAACCAAAAACTATTCGGTATAGTAAATACTGACTTCAAGCCTTTATCCGAATTAAAAATTCAACGCCAAGATTCCATTAGCACAAAAAGGGGTGCCCAAAATGTTGCAAACTGA
- a CDS encoding metallophosphoesterase family protein, protein MKLFAISDLHLSNPSNLEAFLALKEHAEDWLILGGDIAERPETLEIAFRHAVKSFACVIWVPGNHELWALPDENGEQICGVARYEHLVELARAYGVLTPEDPFIAWPGSLGDHGAPLVLAPLFLLYDYSFGPEGMSHAEIVAWAREMKCVAADEHLLASEPYVRVEDWCADRIKISEQRLSEIEVGSRTVLINHFPMRKDLIHIPRVPRFIPWCGTAKTENWHNKYNAEVVVTGHLHVRRTDWRDQTRFEEVSLGYPKQWDQAKGVAPYLRQILPYSQE, encoded by the coding sequence GTGAAATTATTTGCTATCAGCGATCTCCACTTATCGAATCCGTCTAACCTTGAGGCTTTTCTCGCTTTGAAAGAGCACGCAGAAGACTGGCTTATTCTTGGGGGTGATATTGCTGAGCGGCCTGAAACTCTGGAAATTGCTTTTCGTCATGCCGTAAAATCTTTTGCCTGTGTGATTTGGGTTCCTGGAAATCATGAGTTATGGGCGCTGCCTGATGAAAACGGAGAACAGATATGCGGAGTCGCGAGATACGAGCATTTGGTTGAATTGGCACGTGCGTACGGTGTGCTGACTCCTGAAGATCCCTTTATTGCATGGCCCGGATCATTAGGGGATCACGGCGCACCGCTTGTCCTTGCGCCACTCTTTTTACTCTATGACTACAGTTTTGGCCCTGAGGGTATGTCTCACGCTGAAATTGTTGCGTGGGCAAGGGAAATGAAATGTGTAGCAGCAGATGAACACTTGTTGGCCTCAGAACCTTATGTGCGGGTAGAAGACTGGTGTGCCGACCGTATTAAAATCAGTGAACAACGCCTCTCGGAAATTGAGGTAGGCAGCCGAACCGTGTTGATTAACCATTTCCCCATGCGCAAAGATTTGATCCACATCCCCAGAGTGCCCCGCTTCATTCCTTGGTGTGGCACCGCCAAGACAGAAAACTGGCACAACAAGTATAATGCCGAAGTGGTTGTGACGGGCCATTTGCACGTTAGGCGCACAGATTGGCGCGACCAAACACGTTTCGAAGAAGTGTCGCTTGGGTACCCAAAGCAGTGGGATCAGGCAAAAGGCGTTGCGCCTTACTTAAGGCAAATATTGCCGTACAGTCAGGAGTAA
- a CDS encoding 4'-phosphopantetheinyl transferase family protein — protein MEISIPLRHKVIAWHLDCRSIDSLQWPQLLGLLSLSEQERADKFYFDHDRQSYIAAHAITRAVLAFYSDIQPNKIEFSASDFGKPEVIIRHHAARLRVNLSHTRHMVAVALTEENDIGIDIEWLGRKDSCLDLAPTVFTHEEQAILGNTPANRQKEIFLTFWTLKEAYIKAIGKGLSLPLTDFHFNLDPLAIHFKQQHERQNIDDPESWYLKHYRPGPDHVAAIAAQGVDKHKLDCKIEAAPLQAIIEKFRASP, from the coding sequence ATGGAAATTAGCATACCATTACGCCATAAAGTGATTGCTTGGCATCTCGATTGCAGAAGCATTGATAGCCTGCAATGGCCTCAACTACTCGGTTTGTTAAGCCTCAGCGAACAAGAAAGGGCGGATAAGTTTTACTTTGACCATGACCGTCAATCTTACATAGCCGCCCACGCTATAACCCGCGCAGTGCTGGCCTTCTACAGCGATATTCAACCAAACAAAATAGAGTTTTCTGCCAGCGATTTTGGCAAACCAGAGGTCATCATCCGGCATCATGCCGCCAGATTGCGGGTAAACTTATCCCACACCCGCCACATGGTCGCTGTCGCTCTAACTGAGGAAAATGACATCGGCATTGATATTGAATGGCTGGGCAGAAAGGATAGTTGCCTAGACCTCGCCCCCACGGTCTTTACACATGAAGAACAGGCTATTTTGGGCAATACTCCTGCGAATCGGCAAAAAGAAATCTTTCTAACCTTCTGGACTTTGAAGGAAGCTTATATAAAAGCGATCGGCAAAGGGCTATCCCTGCCTTTAACAGACTTTCATTTCAACCTTGACCCACTGGCAATTCATTTTAAACAGCAGCACGAGCGACAAAACATTGATGATCCTGAAAGCTGGTACCTGAAGCATTACAGGCCAGGGCCTGATCATGTTGCCGCCATCGCCGCCCAAGGCGTAGACAAACATAAACTGGACTGTAAAATCGAAGCAGCACCGCTGCAGGCTATTATTGAAAAATTTAGGGCCAGCCCGTAA
- the fabD gene encoding ACP S-malonyltransferase — MLAAMFPGQGAQRLSMGNGLFERFPQLCREADDILGYSLRSLCMDGPIERLTETQYTQPALYVVNALEYLAFMEDGGEKPDYLLGHSVSEYVALFAAGVLDFASGLRLVQKRGALMAEAKGGGMAAVLGLTAEQVEDIIAREGLTDIFAANYNTPKQIVISGKKETILAAELLFQNAGAMLYKVLAVSGAFHSPFMKESQQAFAELAKGLEFKTPQTPVISNVTARPHLPADIRAKMIEQITAPVKWSESIRYLLAKGLEVSDFKEIGPKGPPILQPMVKRTQLEAGPLDAETLKQEEEAKRAGAQAKSAPADKKETVTSASVKAASPLVNGKLNGVHKPATKPSVRLGSQEFCNKFGLKYPYVSGAMYRGIASADMVIKMANAGMLGFLGAGGMPIKDVEENLAKIQASVAVGQPYGVNFISHFNRPHAEEALTDVLLKYAVPVIEASAFMEVSPALVRYRAKGLSRTGDNIHVKNRIIAKVSRPDIAANFLSPPPDKMLDKMVSERALTAEEASMLRLVPMADAVTVESDSGGHTDQGNPFNLIPAVLSVRKKAQERFPGFGPIFVGAGGGIGTPEAAAAVFMLGADYIVSGSINQCTVEAGTSDAVKDLLAAANVYDTGYAPSGAMFELGSKIQVLKKGLFFPSRAEKLVSLYNQSGSIDEIDTKLAQQIQERYFKRSFNEVLSEIRERSSADDWRKVETNPRYKMSQIIRCYYSDTTMWALSGNMDHKVDFQIHCGPAMGAVNQWLKDTELEDWRKRSVDALGKKLLSETAELYGRRLTAAMQGGAIG; from the coding sequence ATGCTGGCGGCTATGTTTCCCGGTCAAGGGGCGCAGCGGTTATCGATGGGCAATGGCCTGTTTGAACGATTTCCGCAGCTGTGCAGGGAAGCGGATGACATTCTTGGCTACTCTTTGCGCAGCTTGTGCATGGACGGCCCCATAGAACGACTAACAGAAACGCAGTATACGCAGCCCGCCCTCTATGTTGTTAATGCTCTTGAGTATTTAGCTTTCATGGAAGACGGCGGCGAAAAGCCAGATTACCTGCTTGGTCATAGCGTTTCAGAGTATGTCGCGCTTTTTGCGGCGGGTGTACTTGATTTTGCGAGCGGCTTAAGGCTGGTGCAAAAACGCGGGGCGCTGATGGCTGAGGCCAAAGGCGGCGGCATGGCTGCTGTTCTGGGCCTAACTGCAGAACAGGTAGAAGATATAATTGCCCGCGAAGGCTTAACGGATATCTTTGCCGCCAATTATAATACGCCTAAGCAGATTGTTATCTCCGGTAAAAAAGAGACTATTCTTGCGGCAGAGCTCTTGTTTCAAAACGCAGGGGCCATGCTCTATAAAGTTCTTGCTGTAAGCGGCGCGTTCCATTCGCCGTTCATGAAAGAATCGCAGCAGGCTTTTGCTGAGTTGGCAAAGGGGCTTGAATTTAAGACCCCTCAAACCCCCGTGATTTCGAATGTAACCGCAAGGCCGCATCTGCCAGCTGATATCCGGGCAAAAATGATAGAGCAGATAACAGCGCCTGTGAAATGGAGCGAAAGCATAAGGTATTTGCTGGCCAAGGGGCTTGAGGTTAGTGATTTTAAAGAGATCGGGCCAAAAGGGCCGCCTATCTTGCAGCCTATGGTTAAAAGAACGCAGCTAGAGGCTGGCCCACTTGATGCAGAGACACTGAAACAGGAAGAAGAGGCAAAACGCGCTGGTGCGCAGGCAAAGTCAGCGCCTGCTGATAAAAAAGAAACTGTCACTTCTGCGTCTGTAAAGGCGGCCTCTCCTTTGGTGAACGGTAAATTAAACGGCGTACATAAGCCCGCCACTAAGCCTTCTGTTCGGCTTGGGTCCCAAGAATTTTGTAATAAGTTTGGCCTTAAGTACCCCTATGTTAGTGGCGCCATGTACCGGGGCATTGCATCTGCTGATATGGTTATCAAAATGGCAAATGCTGGCATGCTGGGTTTCTTGGGGGCAGGGGGCATGCCCATTAAGGATGTTGAGGAAAACCTCGCAAAAATACAGGCTTCTGTTGCTGTGGGTCAGCCATACGGGGTGAATTTTATTTCCCACTTCAATAGGCCGCATGCAGAAGAGGCCTTAACAGATGTTTTGTTGAAATATGCTGTACCGGTGATTGAAGCATCGGCCTTTATGGAAGTGTCGCCAGCACTGGTGCGCTACCGCGCCAAAGGGTTATCCCGTACAGGCGACAATATTCATGTGAAAAACAGAATTATTGCCAAAGTATCGCGTCCTGACATTGCGGCAAACTTTTTGTCACCGCCGCCAGATAAAATGCTTGATAAAATGGTGTCTGAGCGCGCACTGACCGCTGAGGAAGCTAGCATGCTTCGCTTGGTGCCCATGGCAGACGCCGTAACGGTTGAGTCTGATTCTGGTGGGCACACGGATCAAGGCAACCCGTTTAACCTTATTCCCGCAGTGCTGTCAGTTCGCAAGAAAGCACAAGAGAGATTTCCCGGTTTTGGACCGATATTTGTTGGTGCAGGTGGCGGTATTGGTACGCCAGAAGCAGCGGCTGCGGTCTTTATGCTGGGGGCTGATTATATTGTCTCTGGGTCCATTAACCAGTGCACCGTTGAAGCGGGCACCAGTGATGCTGTGAAAGATTTACTGGCTGCCGCCAATGTGTACGACACAGGGTATGCGCCGTCTGGTGCCATGTTTGAACTGGGTTCAAAAATTCAGGTTTTGAAAAAGGGCCTCTTTTTTCCGTCGCGGGCAGAAAAGCTTGTGTCTCTCTATAATCAATCTGGAAGTATTGATGAGATCGATACAAAACTCGCTCAGCAGATTCAGGAGCGTTACTTTAAGCGCAGTTTTAACGAGGTTTTAAGTGAGATCAGAGAGCGCAGTAGTGCGGATGATTGGCGCAAAGTTGAAACAAATCCACGCTATAAAATGAGCCAAATTATTCGCTGTTATTACAGTGATACGACGATGTGGGCATTGAGCGGTAATATGGATCATAAAGTGGACTTTCAAATTCACTGTGGGCCCGCAATGGGGGCTGTGAACCAGTGGCTCAAAGACACTGAGCTGGAAGATTGGCGTAAACGCAGTGTTGATGCGCTGGGTAAAAAACTATTAAGCGAAACTGCCGAGCTTTATGGTCGCAGGTTAACGGCTGCGATGCAGGGGGGCGCTATTGGCTAA